From the Leptospirales bacterium genome, one window contains:
- a CDS encoding DUF2167 domain-containing protein — protein sequence MQNVKIGISLLLLICSPLLAAPPEQEPAGEERLDLDWQAGPAQAALGDSAELKIPSGWRFLDGDNARKLLEAMGNPPTDRELGLAMRTDADWFIVFEFDEVGYVRDDERDTLDANALLKQIREGTAAGNKWRQEHGQPALNLVGWHSPPAYNARTQNLEWATLLESQGHKVVNHNVRLLGRRGVMEVTLVLAPEEARMAMPQLEKLLQDYHFKSGERYAEFREGDKVAAYGLAALVAGGAAAVGAKSGLFGKLIKFIVVGVAALGAALKRFWSRIFPSKDRHDGALPPPPGQE from the coding sequence ATGCAAAATGTTAAAATTGGAATCAGTCTGCTGCTGCTGATTTGCAGCCCACTGCTGGCGGCGCCTCCGGAGCAAGAGCCGGCGGGCGAAGAGCGCCTTGATCTCGACTGGCAAGCCGGACCGGCGCAAGCCGCGCTGGGCGATTCCGCCGAACTCAAGATTCCATCCGGTTGGCGCTTTCTGGACGGCGACAACGCCCGCAAACTGCTGGAGGCGATGGGCAATCCGCCTACCGATCGCGAGCTCGGACTGGCGATGCGCACGGACGCCGATTGGTTTATTGTCTTCGAGTTTGACGAAGTCGGCTATGTGCGCGACGACGAACGCGATACGCTGGACGCCAATGCACTGCTAAAGCAGATTCGCGAAGGAACAGCGGCAGGTAACAAGTGGCGCCAGGAACACGGTCAGCCGGCGCTCAATCTGGTTGGCTGGCACAGCCCTCCGGCCTACAACGCACGCACACAGAATCTGGAATGGGCGACCCTGCTGGAAAGCCAGGGTCATAAAGTAGTCAACCACAACGTGCGCTTGCTTGGCCGCCGCGGCGTGATGGAAGTTACGCTGGTGCTGGCGCCGGAAGAGGCCAGGATGGCCATGCCGCAATTGGAAAAGTTGTTACAGGACTATCATTTTAAGAGCGGCGAGCGCTACGCTGAATTTCGCGAAGGCGATAAGGTCGCCGCCTACGGCCTGGCCGCGCTGGTGGCTGGAGGAGCTGCAGCCGTAGGCGCAAAAAGCGGACTGTTTGGCAAACTCATCAAATTTATAGTTGTGGGCGTCGCTGCGCTGGGCGCCGCGCTGAAACGATTCTGGTCGCGCATTTTTCCATCGAAGGATCGACACGATGGCGCGCTTCCGCCGCCGCCTGGACAGGAATGA
- a CDS encoding acyl-CoA dehydrogenase family protein, producing MIQGNYFNDNEDLQLQFQHILDWPTIVQEVEQGFHDAARYKESGDERLSMAPSSVEEGVEYYRTILESAGEMMGQEVAPRSAEMDQIGLKYKDGKVTYPPALDQLYNLLRDAGLMPFGIARRHGGLGLPFTAQAIILELSARADAAFALAYGNINVAEIVERYGSAQMVDEWMPKWASAEISCAMALTEPNYGSDLPSVQTKAVKGEDGVWRLTGTKRFITHASGYDKAPCVILTLARSGSPTSGARGLSFFLVHSKDVHVASIERKMGLHCSPTCEVVYDNSPGLLIGEEGLGLVRYSMGMMNTARLVIAAQSLGIAEAARCEARKYASERVQFGKAIEKIPAVKKMVDRMDAEAAGIRAIVFEAARCVDNYLWRKEHLHKHGGLTEKQAKNDAQVGRWEKLADLFTPLSKYYASETCVKIAYDAVQIHGGSGFTEDYDVSRIYRDARITTIYEGTTQLQVVAAIGGVTAGMANNGFLRAYIDEELKGFSPSATLQKTYKEFEGIAAQFRSIDAGDVKARYAFEAVESAARFLIGMLLERSLARIPGDARAARQQLADHWHEDTLAILAANRARLDHVVERAGSGAAALA from the coding sequence ATGATCCAGGGCAATTATTTCAACGACAACGAAGACCTTCAGCTGCAGTTCCAGCACATACTGGATTGGCCAACGATCGTTCAGGAGGTTGAGCAAGGCTTCCACGATGCCGCGCGCTACAAGGAATCAGGGGACGAGCGGCTGTCCATGGCCCCCTCCTCCGTGGAAGAAGGCGTCGAATACTACCGGACGATTCTGGAATCAGCCGGCGAAATGATGGGCCAGGAAGTGGCGCCGCGCAGCGCCGAAATGGACCAGATCGGCCTCAAATACAAAGACGGCAAGGTTACCTATCCGCCGGCGCTGGATCAGCTCTATAACCTGCTGCGCGACGCGGGCCTGATGCCATTTGGCATCGCCCGTCGGCATGGCGGATTGGGTCTGCCCTTCACCGCCCAGGCGATCATTCTCGAGCTCTCGGCGCGCGCCGATGCGGCCTTCGCCCTCGCCTATGGCAACATCAATGTGGCCGAGATTGTAGAGCGCTATGGCTCGGCGCAAATGGTGGATGAGTGGATGCCCAAATGGGCCAGCGCCGAAATCAGCTGCGCCATGGCGCTAACTGAACCAAACTACGGTTCGGACCTGCCCAGCGTACAGACCAAAGCGGTGAAAGGCGAAGATGGCGTCTGGCGCCTGACCGGGACCAAGCGCTTCATTACCCACGCCAGCGGCTACGATAAGGCGCCCTGTGTAATCCTTACCCTGGCGCGCAGCGGCAGTCCAACCAGCGGCGCCCGCGGTCTTTCCTTTTTCCTGGTTCATTCGAAGGACGTGCATGTAGCCAGCATCGAGCGTAAGATGGGACTGCACTGTTCGCCAACCTGCGAGGTAGTCTATGACAACTCGCCGGGCCTCTTGATTGGCGAAGAGGGTCTGGGCCTGGTGCGCTATTCGATGGGCATGATGAACACCGCGCGCCTGGTAATTGCGGCTCAATCGCTTGGAATTGCAGAGGCCGCACGTTGCGAGGCGCGCAAGTACGCCTCCGAACGCGTTCAGTTTGGCAAGGCCATCGAAAAGATCCCCGCTGTGAAGAAGATGGTCGATCGCATGGACGCCGAAGCCGCTGGCATTCGCGCCATTGTGTTTGAAGCGGCGCGCTGTGTGGACAATTACCTGTGGCGCAAAGAACATCTGCACAAGCACGGCGGCCTCACGGAAAAGCAGGCCAAAAATGACGCCCAGGTGGGACGCTGGGAGAAGCTGGCCGATCTTTTCACTCCGCTGTCGAAGTACTACGCCTCCGAAACCTGTGTGAAAATCGCCTACGATGCAGTGCAGATCCACGGCGGCTCCGGCTTTACTGAAGACTATGATGTTTCGCGCATCTACCGCGATGCGCGTATCACAACCATCTATGAAGGCACCACACAATTGCAGGTTGTTGCAGCGATCGGCGGCGTGACAGCTGGCATGGCCAACAATGGCTTCCTGCGCGCCTACATCGATGAAGAGCTCAAGGGTTTCAGTCCTTCAGCCACTTTGCAGAAAACCTACAAGGAATTCGAAGGCATCGCCGCCCAATTCCGTTCGATTGACGCTGGCGACGTTAAAGCCCGCTACGCATTTGAGGCTGTGGAATCGGCCGCCCGCTTCCTGATTGGCATGTTGCTGGAACGCTCTCTGGCGCGCATTCCCGGCGACGCTCGCGCCGCTCGCCAGCAACTGGCCGATCACTGGCACGAGGATACACTGGCCATTCTGGCTGCCAATCGCGCCCGGCTGGATCATGTCGTAGAGCGCGCCGGAAGCGGCGCAGCTGCTCTGGCCTGA
- a CDS encoding sigma-70 family RNA polymerase sigma factor, which produces MQKGIAVGKDRWRALGADWRPGDPRQFAVWAALVAPRGRQLAWQILKDPMLAEDALQEALLQAWRKLDQLRHPAASGAWFGRIVLKCCNRLLRQSMLLLETEAADRRPQPDEQMLRGDLRRRLQEAAGSLPVREREIYQLIMLEGLSQEEAAAQTGLSVDFIKNSMRRIRQRLRRMLPAPGAEMACLLAA; this is translated from the coding sequence ATGCAAAAGGGAATTGCAGTGGGCAAGGATCGATGGCGCGCACTGGGCGCGGACTGGCGCCCGGGCGATCCGCGGCAATTTGCAGTATGGGCGGCGCTGGTGGCGCCGCGCGGCCGGCAGCTGGCCTGGCAAATCCTGAAGGACCCGATGCTTGCCGAAGACGCCCTGCAGGAGGCGCTTTTGCAGGCCTGGCGCAAACTGGATCAGCTGCGGCATCCGGCGGCCTCTGGCGCGTGGTTTGGACGCATTGTTCTCAAGTGCTGCAATCGACTGCTGCGCCAATCGATGCTGCTGCTGGAGACCGAAGCCGCCGACCGGCGTCCACAGCCCGATGAGCAGATGCTGCGCGGCGATCTGCGCCGCCGTCTGCAAGAGGCGGCCGGTTCGCTGCCCGTTCGCGAGCGCGAAATCTATCAACTCATAATGCTCGAGGGTCTATCGCAGGAAGAGGCCGCAGCGCAAACCGGGCTCAGCGTTGACTTCATCAAGAATTCTATGCGACGCATTCGCCAGCGCCTGCGTCGCATGCTGCCAGCGCCAGGCGCAGAGATGGCCTGCCTGCTTGCGGCATGA
- a CDS encoding ATP-dependent Clp protease proteolytic subunit translates to MTTALSTDHSEPEASPAARVAFDRRILFRRRTILLWSAVSDESARELCSTMLALSAQDPAAPITLAINSPGGANHAGWAIIDMMRAIPAPVHTICLGLAASFGAVLLAAGAPGSRSVMPHARVMIHQPWLPGEYRAVAADLKIQAQEIDRQRRLIDALLADACGRSAEEVHERSDRDAWFSAEEAVAFGLADRVQHRWPWFESTVN, encoded by the coding sequence ATGACAACCGCTCTATCTACTGATCACTCCGAGCCGGAGGCATCGCCCGCCGCTCGCGTCGCCTTCGATCGTCGCATTCTCTTTCGCCGGAGGACAATTCTCCTGTGGAGCGCTGTCAGCGACGAGAGTGCGCGGGAACTCTGTTCGACAATGCTGGCGCTCTCGGCCCAGGACCCCGCGGCGCCCATCACCCTGGCCATCAACAGCCCTGGCGGCGCCAACCACGCCGGCTGGGCAATCATCGATATGATGCGCGCCATTCCGGCGCCGGTGCACACCATATGTCTTGGACTGGCGGCAAGTTTTGGCGCCGTACTGCTGGCCGCCGGGGCGCCGGGATCGCGCAGCGTCATGCCCCATGCTCGGGTCATGATTCACCAACCGTGGCTGCCCGGCGAGTACCGCGCCGTCGCCGCCGATTTAAAAATTCAGGCGCAGGAGATTGATCGTCAGCGACGCTTGATTGATGCGCTGCTGGCCGATGCCTGCGGTCGCAGCGCCGAGGAAGTGCATGAGCGTTCCGATCGCGATGCGTGGTTTTCGGCGGAAGAGGCCGTCGCCTTTGGTCTGGCCGATCGCGTCCAGCATCGCTGGCCATGGTTTGAGTCGACGGTCAATTGA
- a CDS encoding AraC family transcriptional regulator, whose translation MELLHAAGFAQALLLALYFFQRWRTPGGIYEALMLCTLAGTIAIGLLYANGAILQYPQLARLGFSGGALLGPLLYFSLRARTRCSNWLRRTDLTLLIVPLGIFLYLLPFHLSPREVKLQYLREDLQQVHLDCIVILYISLVNNLAAIGVALYLSWSTNDSILREAGNRRWTANLLFHALPALVILVAAALSVADLNWLNAGLFSAAGALLAMSRSYLLLYQQRSGWEGDAIFPPAARYQKALLSEDFVGQKGRLIDDYLDNEEPYLEPDFQLSDVASRLKLSAVQTSQIINRYFQRSFLRLLQERRVARAQQLLQSRPAAFSILDVALESGFNSKSAFNAAFRKIAGQSPGEYRAARQTQSQSRST comes from the coding sequence GTGGAGTTACTACACGCCGCCGGCTTCGCCCAGGCTTTGCTGCTGGCGCTCTATTTCTTTCAGCGCTGGCGTACGCCCGGCGGGATCTACGAAGCGCTGATGCTCTGTACGCTGGCGGGAACCATCGCCATCGGTCTGCTCTACGCCAATGGCGCCATTCTTCAGTATCCGCAGCTGGCGCGTCTGGGCTTCAGCGGCGGCGCGCTGCTTGGCCCGCTGCTTTACTTCAGTCTACGCGCCAGAACTCGATGCAGCAATTGGCTGCGCCGAACCGACCTGACTCTGCTGATTGTGCCGCTGGGCATATTCCTCTATCTGCTGCCTTTTCATCTTTCGCCGCGCGAGGTCAAACTGCAGTATCTGCGCGAGGACCTGCAGCAGGTACACCTGGATTGCATTGTAATTCTTTACATCAGCCTGGTAAACAACCTGGCGGCAATTGGCGTCGCGCTCTATCTCTCCTGGTCCACAAATGATTCAATCTTGCGCGAAGCAGGCAACCGTCGCTGGACAGCCAATTTGCTCTTTCACGCGCTGCCGGCGCTGGTCATCCTGGTCGCGGCCGCCCTTTCCGTTGCGGATCTGAACTGGCTGAATGCCGGTCTGTTCTCCGCCGCCGGCGCGTTGCTGGCCATGAGCCGTTCCTATTTGTTACTGTATCAGCAACGCAGCGGATGGGAAGGCGATGCAATTTTTCCGCCAGCAGCGCGCTACCAGAAGGCGCTGCTCTCCGAGGACTTCGTTGGCCAAAAGGGACGATTGATCGACGACTATCTGGATAACGAAGAGCCCTATCTTGAGCCTGATTTCCAGCTCTCCGACGTAGCCAGCAGGCTGAAGCTCAGCGCAGTACAGACATCGCAGATCATCAATCGCTACTTCCAGCGCAGTTTTCTGCGACTGCTGCAGGAACGGCGCGTGGCAAGGGCGCAACAATTGCTGCAGAGTCGTCCGGCGGCCTTCAGCATACTTGATGTCGCCCTGGAAAGCGGTTTCAACTCCAAGTCCGCATTCAATGCCGCCTTTCGCAAAATTGCCGGCCAGAGCCCAGGCGAGTATCGCGCTGCGCGCCAGACGCAATCACAGTCCAGATCAACATAG
- a CDS encoding adenylate/guanylate cyclase domain-containing protein gives MDVVRFKRSEEILIDREVAALRVMLLLRFVYVSITMVSTIFIGKSLWEKFVTGSISTAILLETPIFLWLLARRRSLATVGYLGLFTDILFLNALPFVWYQSVGGEAVLPAYMVKHPNTMVFALLLIIGHGLAGRTLYPALMTLGAVLQYAIVFGYAALDPRTVFSSDFVSHITGPTISLEFMISCVGTMCAAGALLTWNANRVSRSLRRAVSQEVQAMLLSRYFSPGVQDELLRQAEDPLGGNARRQNIVALFTDLRGFTALSESAAPEEVASWLREYHQRMVAIVFQHGGVLDKFLGDGMLATFGAPRPQGDETRRAARAALAMRDALPELNASRAARGLPLLRQGVGLHFGPAIVGNVGVPERLEYTVLGDTVNVASRLQSLCKDLGRDLLLSGEVFSELEPALQSRFEMLGAQNLRGRDGSVIVYAARDP, from the coding sequence ATGGACGTCGTCAGATTCAAACGCAGCGAAGAAATCTTGATCGATCGGGAGGTCGCGGCGCTGCGCGTGATGCTGCTGTTGCGCTTTGTCTATGTATCGATCACAATGGTTTCGACTATCTTCATCGGCAAATCGCTGTGGGAAAAGTTTGTAACCGGATCCATCTCGACGGCCATCCTGCTGGAAACGCCTATTTTTCTCTGGCTGCTGGCCCGGCGTCGATCGCTGGCGACGGTTGGCTACCTGGGGCTCTTCACCGATATCCTCTTTCTGAACGCCCTGCCCTTTGTCTGGTACCAATCTGTTGGCGGCGAGGCCGTGCTGCCGGCCTATATGGTCAAGCATCCCAACACCATGGTCTTTGCGCTGCTCTTGATCATCGGTCATGGACTGGCCGGGCGAACGCTGTACCCGGCCTTGATGACGCTGGGTGCGGTGCTGCAGTATGCCATTGTATTTGGTTATGCCGCGCTGGACCCGCGCACTGTTTTTTCTTCTGATTTTGTGAGCCATATTACCGGTCCGACAATCAGCCTGGAATTCATGATCAGCTGTGTGGGAACCATGTGCGCCGCCGGCGCCCTGCTGACCTGGAATGCCAATCGCGTATCGCGCAGTCTGCGCCGTGCAGTCTCCCAGGAAGTTCAAGCGATGCTGCTATCGCGCTATTTCTCTCCCGGCGTCCAGGATGAACTGCTGCGTCAGGCCGAGGACCCGCTTGGCGGCAACGCACGGCGACAGAATATCGTCGCCCTCTTTACCGACCTGCGCGGTTTCACGGCGCTCAGCGAGTCGGCGGCGCCTGAAGAGGTTGCCAGCTGGCTGCGTGAATACCACCAGCGTATGGTTGCCATTGTATTTCAGCATGGCGGCGTGCTGGATAAATTTCTGGGCGACGGCATGCTGGCCACCTTTGGCGCGCCAAGGCCGCAGGGCGACGAGACGCGGCGTGCGGCGCGGGCCGCACTGGCCATGCGCGATGCGCTTCCGGAGTTGAATGCCAGTCGCGCGGCGCGCGGATTGCCGCTGTTGCGGCAGGGCGTCGGCCTGCATTTTGGCCCGGCCATTGTGGGCAACGTCGGCGTGCCGGAGCGACTGGAGTACACTGTACTCGGCGATACGGTCAATGTTGCCAGCCGACTGCAGAGTCTGTGCAAGGATCTGGGGCGCGACCTCTTGCTTTCTGGAGAAGTTTTCAGCGAACTGGAGCCGGCGTTGCAGAGTCGCTTTGAAATGCTTGGCGCACAAAACCTGCGCGGCCGCGACGGAAGCGTCATTGTTTATGCGGCCCGCGATCCCTGA
- a CDS encoding twin-arginine translocation signal domain-containing protein: protein MKQGSPQIGRRSTRRDFLKQSAMLFGAAALAQRCLSAPRQSGEAGDDPIANALAAGLGQQPILVVLNAGITAPNPHNTQAWKFRQLSPTEALLYVDESRTLPVTDPGFRQIHMGQGALLELCAIAATRLQMKAEIELFPEGYRLPESIGRKPVARLRLLSGGPQSPLAAFIAQRHTVRAAFHGPWISQQEYQELARLAAPRISLLSSVKDESELEGHLQRHMAGFELESSRRRTADESRRWLRIGDQENQTLRDGISLAGNGISGLRRFVAETFFLSREPESYYEPSGQRQFLEIYRQNLFSVRGHTLLITPGNDVRSWVLCGGDYLRYQLAAASLGLVMRPMSQLMQEFEEMRPLREEYDRWNKIRSPAKIQISALLGRSDYDFYAPRRPLQSMLLSA, encoded by the coding sequence ATGAAGCAAGGTTCACCGCAGATTGGCCGGCGCAGCACTCGCCGTGATTTCCTGAAACAATCGGCGATGCTGTTTGGGGCCGCAGCGCTGGCCCAGCGTTGTCTCAGCGCGCCACGACAGAGCGGCGAAGCCGGCGACGATCCGATTGCCAACGCCCTGGCCGCGGGCCTCGGCCAGCAGCCGATTCTGGTCGTGCTCAATGCCGGAATTACGGCGCCCAATCCGCACAACACTCAGGCCTGGAAATTCCGGCAGCTATCGCCGACCGAGGCTCTGCTTTATGTTGATGAGAGTCGGACGCTGCCCGTCACCGATCCAGGCTTTCGCCAGATCCACATGGGTCAGGGGGCCCTGCTGGAATTGTGCGCCATAGCTGCCACGCGCCTGCAGATGAAGGCCGAAATCGAGCTTTTCCCAGAGGGCTATCGCCTTCCCGAATCTATTGGAAGAAAGCCGGTCGCCCGTCTTCGCCTGCTATCTGGAGGCCCGCAATCGCCGCTGGCCGCCTTCATAGCACAGCGCCATACGGTGCGGGCCGCCTTCCATGGCCCATGGATCAGCCAGCAGGAATACCAGGAGCTGGCGCGCCTTGCTGCACCGCGCATCAGCCTTCTGTCCAGCGTAAAGGACGAGTCGGAGCTTGAGGGTCACCTGCAGCGGCACATGGCCGGCTTTGAACTGGAATCCAGTCGTCGCCGGACGGCCGATGAATCGCGGCGCTGGCTGCGCATCGGCGATCAGGAAAACCAGACGCTGCGCGATGGCATCTCGCTGGCCGGCAATGGCATCAGTGGTCTGCGCCGATTTGTGGCGGAGACCTTCTTTTTGAGCCGCGAGCCGGAGAGCTACTACGAGCCGTCGGGACAGCGACAGTTTCTGGAAATCTATCGTCAGAATCTATTCAGCGTCCGCGGTCACACCTTGCTGATCACCCCAGGCAACGACGTTCGCAGCTGGGTTTTGTGCGGCGGCGACTACCTTCGCTACCAGCTGGCGGCCGCCAGTCTGGGACTGGTGATGCGGCCCATGAGTCAGTTGATGCAGGAATTTGAAGAGATGCGACCCCTGCGCGAAGAATACGATCGCTGGAACAAGATTCGATCGCCGGCAAAAATCCAGATCAGCGCGCTGCTTGGTCGCAGCGACTACGACTTCTACGCGCCACGGCGGCCGCTGCAGAGTATGCTCCTATCCGCCTGA
- a CDS encoding BtaA family protein, with product MARLVYNQVWEDFAVDLHALRPKDGERALVIASGGCQALNLLLSPVASVLAVDHNEAQTRLLDNKMQFVASGDYQGLWEHYGIPAQRRAGSVYRRGAYGRFPVIRAYLRAVCGPAALQALAEAANGAERRQVLLRRVEPALWNGFSRILPTAAALLCGLHWRQALGAARHGQFWLRRACAGRLRRILGRFALRENYYWNQLIDGAYASEAHAPPYLQARNFSRLQSRLSQVQNVHGSLHAVLALQPSASVDLFNLLDLPEFLDNAGRRELLTELVRVARPGARLLTRSFAPRGVLPTHEALSYQRSLSSRLSRCERTASYARVHLYHVDSTI from the coding sequence ATGGCGCGACTGGTCTACAATCAGGTATGGGAGGACTTCGCCGTTGATCTTCATGCGCTGCGACCGAAGGACGGCGAGCGCGCCCTGGTGATCGCTTCTGGCGGATGCCAGGCATTGAATCTACTGCTCAGTCCCGTGGCTTCGGTTCTGGCTGTTGATCACAACGAAGCGCAGACGCGTTTGCTTGATAACAAGATGCAGTTTGTTGCCAGCGGAGATTACCAGGGACTCTGGGAGCATTATGGCATCCCCGCGCAGCGTCGCGCCGGCTCAGTGTATCGACGCGGCGCCTATGGCCGCTTTCCGGTGATTCGCGCCTACCTGCGTGCGGTCTGCGGACCGGCCGCATTGCAGGCCCTGGCGGAAGCTGCCAACGGCGCTGAGCGGCGCCAGGTCTTGCTGCGTCGCGTGGAGCCGGCGCTCTGGAATGGCTTTTCCCGAATCCTGCCCACGGCCGCCGCCTTGCTTTGCGGATTGCACTGGCGGCAGGCGCTGGGCGCCGCGCGGCACGGTCAATTCTGGCTGCGTCGCGCCTGCGCCGGTCGGCTGCGGCGCATTCTGGGTCGCTTTGCGCTGCGCGAAAACTACTACTGGAATCAATTGATCGATGGCGCGTATGCCTCCGAGGCGCATGCGCCTCCTTACCTGCAGGCTCGAAATTTTTCCCGACTGCAATCGCGCCTCTCTCAAGTACAAAACGTTCACGGCAGTTTGCATGCTGTACTCGCGTTGCAGCCGTCGGCCAGCGTGGACCTGTTCAATTTGCTTGATCTTCCTGAGTTCCTGGACAACGCCGGCCGCCGCGAGCTGCTAACTGAACTGGTTCGCGTCGCTCGTCCGGGAGCGCGCCTCTTGACGCGAAGCTTTGCTCCGCGCGGCGTCCTGCCGACGCACGAAGCGCTCAGTTACCAGCGCTCGCTTTCCTCACGCTTGTCGCGCTGCGAGCGTACAGCCAGTTATGCGCGCGTCCATCTCTATCATGTCGATAGCACGATCTAG
- a CDS encoding carotenoid biosynthesis protein, protein MSIARSSAANKWGQDLWRHLPLLCNLSWPLLLLDWLPASPDGLPWLHFGTLLFPLSAAAVYGAALRRLDRGLLPRFWIGALLFALATIVVLYRQKNPSAVSPPRLWTELLLLLWTVLLALHCRQRFGTLRLVQLFPVAGIYALLAENGGIQMGFFEEHGYNFYAPGTATPLAAVCGWLTVYYPAFWLQRSIMQAWPRLSGYALSGRAGNALRILIAAATMALLALLTDLHLDPVAVKLGYWSFHPALTPVFAGIPPVNFSSWFCSVFSFALAALLLDALAVRKPLLSLLVLLFAIPVVLGLAFALNFGLLAALEGIEGPSWRLLRAYLMALRL, encoded by the coding sequence ATGTCGATAGCACGATCTAGCGCCGCGAACAAATGGGGACAGGACCTGTGGCGCCATTTGCCGTTGCTCTGCAATTTGAGCTGGCCGCTGCTGCTGCTTGACTGGCTGCCGGCTTCGCCAGACGGGCTGCCCTGGCTGCATTTTGGCACGCTCTTGTTCCCGCTGAGCGCTGCCGCGGTCTATGGCGCCGCCCTTCGCAGGCTGGACCGCGGGTTGTTGCCGCGTTTCTGGATCGGAGCGCTGCTTTTTGCGCTGGCAACGATAGTTGTGTTGTACAGACAAAAAAATCCTTCGGCAGTAAGCCCGCCGCGACTCTGGACGGAGCTGCTGTTGCTGCTCTGGACCGTGCTGCTGGCCCTGCATTGCCGTCAGCGCTTTGGAACGTTGCGCTTGGTGCAATTGTTTCCGGTCGCCGGAATCTACGCCTTGCTTGCTGAAAACGGCGGCATTCAGATGGGCTTTTTTGAGGAGCACGGCTACAATTTTTACGCGCCGGGGACCGCCACGCCATTGGCAGCAGTCTGCGGCTGGCTCACTGTTTACTATCCAGCATTCTGGCTGCAACGGAGCATAATGCAAGCCTGGCCGCGGCTCTCTGGATATGCGCTATCGGGACGCGCGGGCAACGCGCTCAGAATTCTGATCGCGGCCGCGACGATGGCGCTGCTGGCGTTGCTGACCGATTTGCATCTGGATCCGGTCGCAGTCAAACTTGGCTACTGGAGCTTTCATCCTGCACTGACGCCAGTCTTTGCCGGCATACCGCCGGTCAATTTCAGCAGCTGGTTTTGTTCTGTATTCAGTTTTGCTCTGGCAGCGCTGTTGCTCGATGCACTTGCCGTGCGCAAGCCGCTGCTCTCATTGCTGGTTCTGCTGTTTGCAATTCCGGTCGTACTGGGCCTTGCCTTTGCCCTGAATTTTGGATTGCTGGCGGCGCTGGAGGGTATTGAGGGCCCGTCCTGGCGGCTGCTGCGCGCCTACCTGATGGCCTTGCGCCTGTAA
- a CDS encoding glycosyltransferase: MRDKPGPAEAPQLSAIIPAYNEERYLPATLAALRSALLALPVGSEIIVVDNNSSDATADVARQFQARVVFEAHNQIARARNAGLQAAMGRYVVFLDADTIVSAPLLSACLQELQAGACGGGSALRFEDEGSGFARWSAALWRHFSSAFDLAAGCFLYAQRHAALEIGGFDERYYAAEDLFFYRRLRRWGKMQARPFVMIRQWPPTTSSRKLRWHSSWFALRTLLFIALFPGALRFRRFCKWWYWRPPGASA; this comes from the coding sequence ATGCGCGACAAGCCTGGGCCGGCGGAGGCGCCGCAACTGTCGGCGATCATTCCGGCCTACAATGAAGAGCGCTACCTGCCAGCGACCCTGGCGGCGCTCCGCTCCGCGCTGCTTGCGCTTCCGGTCGGCAGCGAAATCATCGTCGTTGACAACAACTCCTCAGACGCAACGGCCGATGTGGCGCGGCAATTTCAGGCCCGCGTAGTATTTGAAGCGCACAATCAAATCGCCCGCGCCCGCAATGCCGGGCTGCAGGCTGCAATGGGACGCTACGTCGTATTCCTGGACGCCGATACCATTGTCAGTGCGCCCCTGCTTTCCGCCTGCCTTCAAGAACTGCAGGCCGGGGCCTGCGGCGGCGGCTCTGCGCTGCGCTTCGAGGATGAGGGCTCTGGATTTGCGCGCTGGAGCGCCGCCCTGTGGCGGCATTTTTCCAGCGCTTTTGATCTGGCCGCCGGTTGCTTTCTCTATGCGCAACGCCACGCCGCGCTGGAAATCGGAGGCTTTGATGAACGCTACTATGCCGCCGAAGATCTTTTCTTTTATCGTCGACTTCGTCGCTGGGGAAAAATGCAGGCAAGGCCCTTTGTCATGATCCGGCAGTGGCCGCCAACGACTTCCAGCCGCAAACTTCGCTGGCACTCCTCGTGGTTTGCATTGCGCACTCTGCTCTTTATCGCCCTCTTCCCCGGCGCACTGCGCTTCCGGCGATTTTGCAAATGGTGGTACTGGCGACCGCCCGGCGCGTCGGCCTGA